AAACCCCCGACCCGAACCGCCCCACTCAGCCCCTCGCCCTCCTGCTCTGTCCAGCTGCAGACACAAGACGGCCCCCAAAGACAAGGTCATGACTCTTACCCGTCTGTCTGTAGGCGCTCTCTCAGCCTGCCTCCGTTTGTCCGTGGCCTACACCCACAGAGTTCCAGCTGCTGACCACCCCTCTCTTTTCCTAGCCTGCATGAGCTGAGAATCAGCCGAGTTTCCTCCACCAACGGGATTGGTCCAGTTCGGCATAGGATCAGCCAATGGACGTTTGCAGTGTGATCTTGCCCAATGAGGATAAGTCTTAGTCGTCAGCGCACCGCCCCTTGCCCTGATCCCCGGCCTTGCCGGGTTAGCCCCACCTACTCCGGCCCTAGGCCAATGGGAACCCGGGGCGCGCGCGCGGGACGGTGGGAACAGCGGGCACCTAATCTGTGTGTACGCCGTTGCTGTAACAACCAACAGTGGAGTTCTTTTGCAATGGTGAGTACTGGCCGCGCGGCCACTCCGCGCGTCCCCACACTGAGCCCTTTCCAGGCCCTGGTCCCGCCAAGCCGCCTCTCCTGCGCCTTGCTTGGCTTTGGCACAACCGTTCTTCCTTTGAGCTCTATCCCGGAAGAGTAGGGTAGAGACTAGAGCCGCCCGCCGCCCCTCTGGGCCTGCGCTTAGCTATTGTCCCCCAACCCCCCTCCACCCACAGCTGGCCTCTACACGGCCCTTGGGCTCCTCTGACATTTCCCTGGGTGACCCTCCATATGCAAAGAAGTCCCAACTCCTTTCAGACCCTGGCTTCAGTTAAAGTTTTTCCATAGAACTGGCCAGGTGGTGTATTGTTCTGATTGTTAATCCGTATTTTGCAATTTAAATATggggcactcaggaggtgcttcCAGCTTCTTGGAAAAGGAATGAAGGTGCTGAATGGATTGGGTTTGTGGCATGATATTGACAGAATACATATCTTAataatatttgggaaaatttAGAAGTAATTGGAAAATTCAGAGTCTTCTTGGGAACCAGTACTGTAAGTGGGTGCATCACGAAAAGCAGAGAGAGTTGAGCATTTCTATTTGTTCACAGTCAATTCCTTGGCTAGCTGTTTTTCTGGATGATTTTTAAGATCAAGGTATCTCTTTGCTTCTAACTACACTACTAAACAAAACAGAGGGGATGGGAGAAGATACAGatgaaattatattgttatattgtgtgcaagtACAAAtttgtaacaatgaatcccaccattatgtataatatggagaaaagaggtctcaaaaaaaaaaaaacacgaaagAAAGAGGAGGGTAGAGGTTCATGAATAGATTCATTGTTCTTTCCAGTAAAACTTCCTCTTTTTGTTAAGCAGAGctttaaaattgatataaaatattttaaaaatatacatgggTGTCTGTAACTACACAAAATAGGTACTGTATCATGCTCATGTGTTTGTATAATGTTTAAAGGCCTCCAATTTTAAGAAGGCAAATATGGCATCAAGTGCCCAGCGAAAAAGGATGAGTCCTAAGCCAGAGCTTACTGAAGAGCAGAAGCAAGAAATTCGGGAAGCTTTTGATCTCTTTGATGCTGATGGAACTGGGACCATAGATGTTAAGGAACTAAAGGCAAGCTCTACATTTTTTCTATTCTACTGGCTttcctcttctttgtctttttcttctcacTACATGATCCTTTGGACCCTCTTCTCCCTGCAGAAATTAATGGGAGGAtgtactgtgtttttttttttttttttcctgcttttactTACCTCAAGTGTTATTCAGTAAAGGTGATTGCAAATATCAGTTAGATCTACGTTAATGTGTTCTTCAATCACTTTAATATTATTGTAGCAGTTATTTTTGCCTCTGCTTGACTTCCATGTGCTTATTGAGATAATCCTGTTTTAATTATAGGTGGCAATGAGAGCCCTGGGCTTTGAAcctaagaaagaagaaatcaagaaaatgataAGTGAAATTGACAAAGAAGGGACGGGAAAAATGAATTTCAGTGACTTTTTGACTGTGATGACTCAGAAAATGGTAAGTTAACTAAGATAATTAGCATGTTGTCCACCATAATGGCAGATAcatttaaatgtacatttaaatatGACTTCACTGAAGAAAAGTCAGTCAgtaaaatctggagagtttgccTGATAAATGATAGTATTTTCAACTGAGAAGTTGGATGCTTgagttttacttgtttttttttcttttttttttaatttaattgatttcattttttaaaatacacgatTATGGaacacattacaattcttattacacataaagcacaatttttcatatctttgtatataaatatgttcacgccaattcatgtctttatacataaatttgttttgtttttttttttgcattacaattcttattacacttgtataccacaatttttcatatgtctgttTACTTGGCTTTTTTCAAGGTCACAAAGTTAAGAAATCATTTTACCCTCTGTAAAGTAGTAGAAGTTCAGCTGCTTTCATTTTTTGGCAATTATCCTTCTTTAGCTGATGggataatgacaagaagaaaacCTATAAGCCCCaacaattttaaatacttatCATTTTAACGAAACAAAACCCATATTCTTTAACGTTCAGAACCCTTCTCTCCAGTTTTTATTCAGGGCAATTCAGGCTAAGGGTACTTACTTCAGCACCTGTGCTTTCTGCTGCAGTGAGGATATGTTTTACCAGCACATCTAAGGTTGCACTCATCCATTTTCTAGTTTCTCAGATGTCACCCTTTTAAATGATCCAAAGGGTCAAGAGAACATAAGCTATTCTCACTGGGCCAACATCTAAGGCCTTGTTCTTTCATTGACCACCTGGCTCCTTAATGTGGCTCATCTTCTCTCTGTTTGCCTGTATATAGGTTACCCCCTATTATCCTAGTGTGTTTCCAAGGGCTCAGGTCTTACCTCTTTCTCTgccaattttgtttctttgaaataatCTAGTCATGcctacatttttctttgtggaCTAATATAGGAGATCAGAAGACTCAACATTTTGTAGCCACCTAGTAAAGCTCTCCCACATTCAAAGTGGGTTCCCAGATTGCTCTTATTAGGGGCTCTCTCCATTTATAGCTGTTGGCAGGTACCTTTTGAAATATTTGGGCTTTAATAACTCTGCAATATAATGAGTAGAATAACCTCTCTTTCTTCCCTGCCTGTTTCCTCCACCAAGAAGATTCTTCTTCTTCCACCTCAGCAGTGTATTTTCCCTAATTTTAACTCTACCCACTGctcctttaatttaaaaatgaatcctgTATCTCCTTAGTTTATACAAATAACCTTTTAGGtataatcttttatatttttaataattttttattgtcaatggatctttattttatttatttatatgcagtgctgagaatcaaacccagtgcctcacacatgctaggcaagtgctctactactgagccacatccccagccctatattttctttttttaaaaaaatatttttagttgtagatggacacaatatctttattttattcatttatttttatgtggagcttaggattgaacccagtgcctcatatgtgcaagataaatgttccaccactgagctacagcctctgcccctatatttcctttttaacctctaggttttttaataattttattaaatttgtccTCTTTTTCTATCCTGGCTTATATTTGATCTCCTGCAACCTAGGACCTATGTCATGAAGGCTATCATTGAGACCATGGGGTaaagtggggagaggagggtggaggggttAAGGAATGAATCCAACAAGCTAGTTCTCTTATAAGTTCCTCCTTGGCTTCAGAATTGGGGAAAGTTCTGAACAAGAGACAATTAGTGGCAGCTGGTGTAGATTTCTAGTGTTACTTGGTGCTGCACATTAAAAAGCCTGGCTTTGGTTTGCTGCAGAAGCCTACAGCTTCTACCTATGGTAACAGTACTTTAGGCCCCCAAAACAAGTCCTCATGTCTATTCCTCAAAGACTCTTGGCTTATTGCATCAAGCAGACAGCTCTTTCCACTGAATTCTGAAGCACTTATGAACTAGATATGGGATAGGGCAATAGATTAGAAGGCAATGTCACCTCAGATTGGAGAACATGGCTTGCCTAGCTTCCTATTGCCCCATATCTAGACTCATGTTATGCTGTTGGAAAAGATAGGGTGAGTAGGCAGCAGTGGAGCTGTAGGACATGACC
This window of the Urocitellus parryii isolate mUroPar1 chromosome X, mUroPar1.hap1, whole genome shotgun sequence genome carries:
- the Cetn2 gene encoding centrin-2, producing MASNFKKANMASSAQRKRMSPKPELTEEQKQEIREAFDLFDADGTGTIDVKELKVAMRALGFEPKKEEIKKMISEIDKEGTGKMNFSDFLTVMTQKMSEKDTKEEILKAFKLFDDDETGKISFKNLKRVAKELGENLTDEELQEMIDEADRDGDGEVNEQEFLRIMKKTSLY